In Dermochelys coriacea isolate rDerCor1 chromosome 10, rDerCor1.pri.v4, whole genome shotgun sequence, one DNA window encodes the following:
- the PSMG3 gene encoding proteasome assembly chaperone 3 isoform X2, translating into MKTSAMAAKPIVTSKQREEVVRGVPTEVVCTAFSNSILVVVTQYGNMGTLVSVDPSTIANDISKPSLTTKVLLGTDEPLIHVCAKNLVTFVSQEAGNKPVLLAMALKDKSMEGIKALQELIRSCQVW; encoded by the exons ATGAAGACCTCTGCCATGGCAGCAAAACCTATTGTGACTTCAAAGCAGAGAGAGGAGGTGGTGAGGGGCGTCCCAACAGAGGTGGTGTGCACGGCCTTCTCCAACTCCATTCTTGTGGTGGTGACGCAGTATGGGAACATGGGAACACTCGTCTCTGTGGACCCCAGCACAATAGCCAATGACATCAGCAAACCTTCACTCACCACAAAAGTGCTGCTGGGAACAGATGAG cCCCTCATCCATGTTTGTGCTAAAAACCTGGTGACGTTTGTGTCTCAGGAAGCTGGGAACAAACCTGTTCTCCTGGCTATGGCTTTGAAGGACAAGAGCATGGAAGGAATAAAAGCACTGCAGGAGTTGATCCGAAGTTGCCAAGTGTGGTGA
- the PSMG3 gene encoding proteasome assembly chaperone 3 isoform X1, whose amino-acid sequence MLGGGGGSAQTDSAAAGERGSRRAGEGSCPAMKTSAMAAKPIVTSKQREEVVRGVPTEVVCTAFSNSILVVVTQYGNMGTLVSVDPSTIANDISKPSLTTKVLLGTDEPLIHVCAKNLVTFVSQEAGNKPVLLAMALKDKSMEGIKALQELIRSCQVW is encoded by the exons atgttgggggggggggggggctcggcaCAGACGGACTCAGCGGCGGCCGGTGAGCGAGGGAGCCGCcgggcaggagaggggagctgcCCGG CAATGAAGACCTCTGCCATGGCAGCAAAACCTATTGTGACTTCAAAGCAGAGAGAGGAGGTGGTGAGGGGCGTCCCAACAGAGGTGGTGTGCACGGCCTTCTCCAACTCCATTCTTGTGGTGGTGACGCAGTATGGGAACATGGGAACACTCGTCTCTGTGGACCCCAGCACAATAGCCAATGACATCAGCAAACCTTCACTCACCACAAAAGTGCTGCTGGGAACAGATGAG cCCCTCATCCATGTTTGTGCTAAAAACCTGGTGACGTTTGTGTCTCAGGAAGCTGGGAACAAACCTGTTCTCCTGGCTATGGCTTTGAAGGACAAGAGCATGGAAGGAATAAAAGCACTGCAGGAGTTGATCCGAAGTTGCCAAGTGTGGTGA